The Streptomyces sp. NBC_00224 genome has a window encoding:
- a CDS encoding aldehyde dehydrogenase family protein: MTSTHAFWLAGRQATGEDSFDVTSPWDGRLVGKVSVPTEAQVEEAVAAAHAVVDEFAATPAHVRAAALDHVSKRLAERTEEIAQLISAENGKPIKWARGEVGRAVSVFRFAAEEARRFNGGEAQRLDTDGGGVGRLALTRRFPKGVVLGIAPFNFPLNLCAHKVAPAIAVGAPIILKPAPATPLSGLILGELLAETELPAGSWSVLPVANEKMPALVQDERLPVISFTGSDKVGYAIMDSVPRKHCTLELGGNGAAVVLADFASEADLDWAATRIATFSNYQGGQSCISVQRVIADAAVYDRLLPKIVAAVEAQVTGDPSDASTDVGPLVSEDAAKRVESWVDEAVQAGAKLLAGGKRDGAAYAPTVLTEVPADTTLACEEVFGPVLTVHKVDGEEEAFAAVNSSKYGLQAGVFTHDLQTAFRAHRALEVGGVIVGDVPSYRADQMPYGGAKASGVGREGVRYAMDDYTYERVLVLTGLAL, translated from the coding sequence ATGACTTCCACCCACGCCTTCTGGCTCGCCGGCCGCCAGGCCACCGGTGAGGACAGCTTCGACGTCACCTCTCCCTGGGACGGGCGGCTGGTCGGCAAGGTGAGCGTGCCGACCGAGGCTCAGGTCGAGGAGGCCGTCGCGGCCGCGCACGCCGTGGTCGACGAGTTCGCCGCGACCCCCGCGCACGTACGCGCCGCAGCCCTCGACCACGTCTCGAAGCGCCTCGCCGAGCGCACCGAGGAGATCGCCCAGCTCATCTCCGCCGAGAACGGCAAGCCCATCAAGTGGGCCCGCGGCGAGGTCGGCCGTGCCGTGTCGGTGTTCCGCTTCGCGGCCGAGGAGGCCCGGCGGTTCAACGGCGGCGAGGCCCAGCGCCTGGACACCGACGGCGGCGGCGTGGGCCGGCTCGCCCTGACCCGCCGCTTCCCCAAGGGCGTCGTCCTCGGCATCGCGCCGTTCAACTTCCCGCTGAACCTGTGCGCCCACAAGGTCGCCCCGGCCATCGCCGTCGGCGCGCCGATCATCCTCAAGCCCGCCCCGGCCACCCCGCTCTCGGGTCTCATCCTCGGTGAGCTGCTCGCCGAGACCGAGCTGCCGGCCGGCTCGTGGAGCGTCCTGCCGGTCGCCAACGAGAAGATGCCGGCCCTGGTGCAGGACGAGCGGCTGCCCGTCATCTCGTTCACCGGTTCCGACAAGGTCGGTTACGCGATCATGGACTCGGTGCCGCGCAAGCACTGCACCCTGGAGCTCGGCGGCAACGGCGCGGCCGTGGTCCTCGCCGACTTCGCCTCCGAGGCGGATCTGGACTGGGCGGCGACCCGTATCGCCACCTTCTCCAACTACCAGGGCGGCCAGTCCTGCATCTCCGTGCAGCGCGTGATCGCGGACGCCGCCGTGTACGACCGGCTGCTGCCGAAGATCGTCGCGGCCGTCGAGGCGCAGGTCACCGGTGACCCGTCCGACGCGTCCACCGACGTCGGCCCGCTGGTCAGCGAGGACGCCGCCAAGCGCGTCGAGTCCTGGGTCGACGAGGCCGTACAGGCGGGCGCCAAGCTGCTCGCCGGCGGCAAGCGCGACGGCGCGGCCTACGCTCCGACCGTCCTCACCGAGGTTCCGGCCGACACCACCCTCGCCTGCGAGGAGGTCTTCGGACCGGTCCTCACGGTGCACAAGGTGGACGGCGAGGAGGAGGCCTTCGCGGCCGTCAACTCCTCCAAGTACGGCCTCCAGGCGGGCGTCTTCACGCACGACCTGCAGACCGCCTTCCGCGCCCACCGCGCTCTGGAGGTCGGCGGCGTGATCGTCGGCGACGTCCCCTCGTACCGCGCGGACCAGATGCCGTACGGCGGTGCCAAGGCCTCCGGCGTCGGCCGCGAGGGCGTCCGCTACGCGATGGACGACTACACGTACGAGCGCGTCCTCGTCCTGACGGGCCTCGCCCTCTAG
- a CDS encoding acyl-CoA dehydrogenase family protein, with translation MTAPHGTPKVSEREARRVAEAAREQDWRKPSFAKELFLGRFRLDLIHPHPLPATDDVDRGEAFLAKLRDFCETKIDGALIERESQIPDEVINGLKELGALGMKIDTKYGGLGLTQVYYNKALALAGSASPAIGALLSAHQSIGVPQPLKLFGTQEQRDTFLPRCARTDISAFLLTEPDVGSDPARLATSAVPDGDDAYVLDGVKLWTTNGVVADLLVVMARVPKSEGHKGGITAFVVEADSPGVTVENRNAFMGLRGIENGVTRFHQVRVPASHRIGPEGAGLKIALTTLNTGRLSLPAMCVGAGKWCLKIAREWSAAREQWGKPIAQHEAVGSKISFIAATTFALEAVLDLSSQMADEDRNDIRIEAALAKLYGSEMAWLMADELVQIRGGRGFETADSLAARGERAVPAEQILRDLRINRIFEGSTEIMHLLIAREAVDAHLSVAGDLIDPDKKLPEKAKAGAGAAAFYARWLPKLLSGPGQLPNSYQEFGDLAQHLRYVERSARKLARSTFYAMSRWQGRMETKQGFLGRIVDIGAELFAMSAACVRAELMRTTGEHGREAHQLADVFCRQARIRVDELFERLWANTDDLDRKVVTGVLAGSYTWLEEGVVDPSGDGPWIADATPGPAKRDNVHRPIR, from the coding sequence ATGACCGCACCACACGGCACACCGAAGGTCTCGGAGCGCGAAGCGCGCCGGGTCGCCGAAGCCGCGCGCGAGCAGGACTGGCGCAAACCGAGCTTCGCGAAGGAACTCTTCCTCGGGCGCTTCCGGCTCGACCTCATCCACCCGCATCCGCTGCCCGCCACGGACGACGTGGACCGTGGCGAGGCGTTCCTAGCCAAGCTGCGGGACTTCTGCGAGACGAAGATCGACGGCGCCCTCATCGAGCGCGAGTCCCAGATCCCCGACGAGGTGATCAACGGGCTCAAGGAGCTCGGTGCCCTCGGGATGAAGATCGACACCAAGTACGGCGGCCTCGGCCTCACCCAGGTGTACTACAACAAGGCGCTCGCCCTTGCCGGTTCCGCCAGCCCCGCGATCGGCGCGCTGCTCTCGGCGCATCAGTCGATCGGCGTACCGCAGCCGCTGAAGCTCTTCGGCACCCAGGAGCAGCGGGACACGTTCCTGCCGCGCTGCGCCCGTACCGACATCTCCGCCTTCCTGCTCACCGAGCCCGACGTCGGCTCCGACCCGGCCCGGCTCGCCACCTCGGCGGTCCCGGACGGCGACGACGCGTACGTGCTCGACGGGGTGAAGCTCTGGACCACCAACGGCGTCGTCGCGGACCTGCTGGTCGTGATGGCCCGGGTGCCGAAGTCCGAGGGGCACAAGGGCGGCATCACGGCCTTCGTCGTCGAGGCCGACTCGCCCGGCGTCACCGTGGAGAACCGCAACGCCTTCATGGGCCTGCGCGGCATCGAGAACGGCGTGACCCGCTTCCACCAGGTCCGCGTCCCCGCCTCGCACCGGATCGGCCCCGAGGGCGCCGGTCTGAAGATCGCCCTGACCACGCTCAACACCGGTCGCCTCTCGCTGCCCGCGATGTGCGTCGGCGCGGGCAAATGGTGTCTGAAGATCGCCCGCGAGTGGTCGGCGGCGCGCGAGCAGTGGGGCAAGCCCATCGCCCAGCACGAGGCCGTGGGCAGCAAGATCTCGTTCATCGCGGCCACCACCTTCGCCCTGGAGGCGGTGCTGGACCTCTCCTCGCAGATGGCCGACGAGGACCGCAACGACATCCGCATCGAGGCCGCGCTCGCCAAGCTGTACGGGTCGGAGATGGCCTGGCTGATGGCGGACGAGCTGGTCCAGATCCGCGGCGGGCGCGGCTTCGAGACCGCCGACTCGCTGGCCGCCCGCGGCGAGCGGGCCGTACCGGCCGAGCAGATCCTGCGTGATCTGCGCATCAACCGGATCTTCGAGGGCTCCACCGAGATCATGCACCTCCTGATCGCCCGGGAGGCCGTCGACGCCCATCTGTCCGTCGCGGGGGACCTGATCGACCCCGACAAGAAGCTGCCCGAGAAGGCGAAGGCAGGCGCGGGCGCCGCCGCCTTCTACGCCCGCTGGCTGCCCAAACTGCTCTCCGGTCCCGGCCAACTCCCCAACTCCTACCAGGAGTTCGGCGACCTGGCCCAGCACCTTCGGTACGTGGAGCGGTCCGCCCGCAAGCTGGCCCGCTCCACGTTCTACGCGATGTCGCGCTGGCAGGGCCGGATGGAGACCAAGCAGGGCTTCCTCGGCCGGATCGTGGACATCGGCGCCGAGCTGTTCGCGATGAGCGCCGCCTGCGTACGGGCGGAGCTGATGCGCACCACCGGCGAGCACGGCCGCGAGGCGCACCAGCTGGCCGACGTCTTCTGCCGCCAGGCCCGGATCCGGGTGGACGAGCTCTTCGAGCGGCTCTGGGCCAACACCGACGACCTGGACCGCAAGGTCGTCACCGGCGTCCTGGCCGGTTCGTACACCTGGCTGGAGGAGGGCGTCGTCGACCCCTCCGGCGACGGCCCGTGGATCGCGGACGCGACACCCGGACCGGCGAAACGGGACAACGTCCACCGCCCGATCCGCTGA
- the dxr gene encoding 1-deoxy-D-xylulose-5-phosphate reductoisomerase yields MSDSPAPLADPHIAFDPAEGRRDIVVLGSTGSIGTQAIDLVLRNPDRFRVTALAASGGRVALLAEQARRLRVRTVAVARPDAVPALREALKEEYGAEPLPEILAGPDAATELAGSDCHTVLNGITGSIGLAPTLAALTAGRTLALANKESLIVGGPLVKALAKPGQIIPVDSEHAALFQALAAGTRADVRKLVVTASGGPFRGRTRAELADVTPQDALAHPTWAMGPVITVNSATLVNKGLEVIEAHLLYDIPFDRIEVVVHPQSYVHSMVEFTDGSTLAQATPPDMRGPIAIGIGWPERVPDAAPAFDWTKASSWEFFPLDTEAFPSVGLARHVGELGGTAPAVFNAANEECVDAFLAGRLPFNGIMDTVTEVVAEHGTPAEGTSLTVSDVLEAETWARARARELAVKATAEARA; encoded by the coding sequence ATGAGCGACAGCCCAGCCCCCCTCGCCGACCCGCACATCGCCTTCGATCCCGCCGAAGGCCGCCGGGACATCGTCGTCCTCGGCTCCACCGGGTCCATCGGCACCCAGGCCATCGACCTGGTGCTGCGCAACCCCGACCGGTTCCGCGTCACCGCGCTCGCCGCGTCGGGCGGACGGGTCGCGCTCCTGGCCGAACAGGCGCGCCGGCTGCGCGTCCGCACGGTCGCGGTCGCCCGGCCGGACGCGGTGCCCGCGCTGCGCGAGGCGCTGAAGGAGGAGTACGGCGCCGAGCCGCTCCCGGAGATCCTCGCCGGACCCGACGCGGCCACCGAGCTCGCCGGCTCCGACTGCCACACCGTCCTCAACGGCATCACCGGCTCGATCGGCCTCGCGCCCACCCTGGCCGCCCTGACGGCGGGCCGCACCCTGGCGCTCGCCAACAAGGAGTCGCTGATCGTCGGCGGCCCGCTGGTGAAGGCGCTGGCGAAGCCCGGCCAGATCATCCCGGTCGACTCCGAGCACGCCGCCCTCTTCCAGGCCCTGGCCGCCGGCACCCGCGCCGACGTACGGAAGCTGGTGGTCACCGCCTCCGGCGGCCCCTTCCGCGGCCGTACGCGCGCCGAGCTCGCCGATGTGACCCCCCAGGACGCGCTGGCCCACCCCACCTGGGCCATGGGCCCGGTGATCACCGTGAACTCGGCCACCCTGGTCAACAAGGGCCTCGAAGTCATCGAGGCGCACCTGCTGTACGACATCCCCTTCGACCGGATCGAGGTCGTCGTGCACCCGCAGTCGTACGTCCACTCCATGGTCGAGTTCACCGACGGCTCCACGCTCGCCCAGGCCACCCCGCCCGATATGCGCGGCCCGATCGCCATCGGCATCGGCTGGCCCGAGCGGGTGCCCGACGCGGCCCCGGCCTTCGACTGGACCAAGGCGTCGAGCTGGGAGTTCTTCCCGCTCGACACCGAGGCCTTCCCCTCGGTCGGACTCGCCCGGCACGTGGGGGAGCTGGGCGGAACGGCGCCGGCGGTGTTCAATGCCGCGAACGAGGAGTGCGTGGACGCTTTCCTCGCGGGACGGCTGCCTTTCAACGGAATCATGGATACGGTCACAGAGGTCGTCGCCGAGCACGGCACCCCCGCCGAGGGAACTTCCCTTACGGTCTCGGACGTCCTGGAAGCGGAGACCTGGGCACGGGCCCGGGCCCGTGAACTAGCGGTGAAGGCGACAGCGGAGGCGCGCGCATGA
- a CDS encoding RIP metalloprotease translates to MTILMTVLGIVVFVVGLLVSIAWHELGHLSTAKMFGIRVPQYMVGFGPTIWSRKKGDTEYGIKAVPLGGYIRMIGMFPPGEDGRITARSTSPWRGMIEDARSAAFEELQPGDETRLFYTRKPWKRVIVMFAGPFMNLILAVAIFFGVMMTFGVNTQTTQVGKVSDCVISQKEQRDSCKASDPVAPAKQAGLKAGDKIVAFNGEKVGDWSALQKHIRDTIGPATITVQRDGKPLDLHASLIKNDVAKIDGSGNYTSGTTSAGFLGFSPATGIIQQSFGESVDRMGDMMRSGVKSLIAIPSKVPDLWNAAFNGEDRKADSPMGVVGAARVGGEVFTLDIPPENQIAMMLFLVAGFNLSLFLFNMLPLLPLDGGHIAGALWESLRRTVARVFKRPDPGPFDVAKLMPVAYVVAGIFICFTLLVLVADVVNPVKIS, encoded by the coding sequence ATGACGATTTTGATGACGGTTCTCGGCATAGTCGTCTTCGTGGTCGGCCTGCTCGTCTCGATCGCGTGGCACGAACTGGGCCACCTCTCCACGGCCAAGATGTTCGGCATCCGGGTGCCGCAGTACATGGTCGGCTTCGGCCCGACCATCTGGTCGCGGAAGAAGGGCGACACCGAGTACGGCATCAAGGCGGTCCCGCTCGGCGGATACATCCGCATGATCGGCATGTTCCCGCCCGGCGAGGACGGGCGGATCACCGCGCGCTCCACCTCGCCCTGGCGCGGCATGATCGAGGACGCCCGCTCGGCCGCCTTCGAGGAGCTCCAGCCCGGCGACGAGACGCGGCTCTTCTACACGCGCAAGCCGTGGAAGCGCGTGATCGTGATGTTCGCCGGGCCGTTCATGAACCTGATCCTCGCCGTGGCGATCTTCTTCGGCGTGATGATGACGTTCGGCGTCAACACCCAGACCACCCAGGTGGGCAAGGTCTCCGACTGCGTGATCTCGCAGAAGGAGCAGCGCGACAGCTGCAAGGCCTCCGACCCGGTCGCCCCGGCCAAGCAGGCCGGTCTGAAGGCCGGTGACAAGATCGTCGCGTTCAACGGCGAGAAGGTCGGCGACTGGTCGGCGCTGCAGAAGCACATCCGCGACACCATCGGCCCCGCCACCATCACGGTCCAGCGCGACGGCAAGCCGCTCGACCTGCACGCCAGCCTGATCAAGAACGATGTCGCCAAGATCGACGGCTCCGGCAACTACACCTCCGGCACCACCTCGGCGGGCTTCCTCGGCTTCAGCCCCGCCACCGGCATCATCCAGCAGTCCTTCGGCGAGTCCGTGGACCGCATGGGCGACATGATGCGCTCGGGCGTGAAGTCGCTGATCGCGATCCCCTCCAAGGTCCCGGACCTGTGGAACGCGGCCTTCAACGGCGAGGACCGCAAGGCCGACTCCCCGATGGGCGTCGTCGGCGCGGCCCGGGTCGGCGGCGAGGTGTTCACCCTGGACATCCCGCCGGAGAACCAGATCGCGATGATGCTGTTCCTGGTCGCGGGCTTCAACCTCTCCCTCTTCCTCTTCAACATGCTGCCGCTGCTGCCACTGGACGGCGGGCACATCGCGGGCGCCCTGTGGGAGTCGCTGCGCCGCACGGTCGCGCGCGTCTTCAAGCGCCCCGACCCGGGCCCGTTCGACGTGGCGAAGCTGATGCCGGTCGCGTACGTGGTGGCCGGGATCTTCATCTGCTTCACGCTGCTCGTGCTGGTCGCGGACGTGGTGAACCCGGTGAAGATCTCCTGA
- the ispG gene encoding flavodoxin-dependent (E)-4-hydroxy-3-methylbut-2-enyl-diphosphate synthase codes for MTAISLGMPSVPTRLAERRKSRQIQVGSVAVGGDAPVSVQSMTTTRTSDIGATLQQIAELTASGCQIVRVACPTQDDADALAVIAKKSQIPVIADIHFQPKYVFAAIDAGCAAVRVNPGNIKQFDDKVKEIARAAKDAGTPIRIGVNAGSLDARLLKKYGKATPEALVESALWEASLFEEHDFREIKISVKHNDPVVMVEAYRQLAAQCDYPLHLGVTEAGPAFQGTIKSAVAFGALLSQGIGDTIRVSLSAPPAEEIKVGMQILESLNLRQRRLEIVSCPSCGRAQVDVYKLAEEVTAGLEGMEVPLRVAVMGCVVNGPGEAREADLGVASGNGKGQIFVKGEVIKTVPESKIVETLIEEAMKIADQMERDGVASGEPQVSVAG; via the coding sequence ATGACTGCGATTTCACTGGGAATGCCGTCCGTACCGACCAGGCTGGCCGAGCGCCGCAAGAGCCGCCAGATCCAGGTCGGGTCCGTGGCGGTCGGCGGGGATGCTCCTGTGTCGGTGCAGTCGATGACGACGACGCGGACGTCGGACATCGGGGCGACGTTGCAGCAGATCGCGGAGTTGACGGCGTCGGGCTGTCAGATTGTGCGGGTGGCCTGCCCCACGCAGGATGATGCGGATGCGTTGGCGGTGATCGCGAAGAAGTCGCAGATCCCGGTGATCGCGGATATTCATTTCCAGCCGAAGTATGTGTTCGCGGCGATTGACGCGGGGTGTGCGGCGGTGCGGGTGAATCCGGGCAACATCAAGCAGTTCGATGACAAGGTGAAGGAGATCGCGCGGGCGGCGAAGGACGCGGGGACGCCGATTCGTATCGGTGTGAACGCGGGGTCGCTGGATGCGCGTCTGCTGAAGAAGTACGGGAAGGCGACGCCGGAGGCGTTGGTGGAGTCGGCGCTGTGGGAGGCGTCGCTCTTCGAGGAGCATGATTTCCGGGAGATCAAGATCTCGGTGAAGCACAACGATCCGGTGGTGATGGTCGAGGCCTACCGTCAGCTGGCGGCGCAGTGTGACTATCCGCTGCATCTGGGTGTGACGGAGGCGGGTCCGGCGTTCCAGGGGACGATCAAGTCTGCGGTGGCGTTCGGTGCGCTGTTGAGTCAGGGGATCGGGGACACGATCCGGGTTTCGCTGTCGGCGCCGCCGGCGGAGGAGATCAAGGTGGGGATGCAGATTCTGGAGTCGTTGAATCTGCGTCAGCGTCGTCTGGAGATTGTGTCGTGTCCGTCGTGTGGTCGGGCGCAGGTGGATGTGTACAAGTTGGCGGAGGAGGTCACGGCGGGTCTGGAGGGCATGGAGGTGCCTTTGCGGGTCGCGGTGATGGGGTGTGTGGTGAACGGGCCGGGTGAGGCGCGTGAGGCGGATCTGGGTGTGGCCTCGGGTAATGGCAAGGGGCAGATCTTCGTGAAGGGTGAGGTGATCAAGACGGTTCCCGAGTCGAAGATCGTCGAGACGCTGATCGAAGAGGCGATGAAGATCGCGGACCAGATGGAGCGGGATGGGGTGGCGTCGGGAGAGCCGCAGGTGTCTGTGGCGGGTTGA
- a CDS encoding GNAT family N-acetyltransferase, which translates to MTQTTTRVLEPGDLGAALAVLESDPVANAFVASRVQVAGLDPWRLGGEMWGWYAGGKLRSLCYSGANLVPICATPEAIRAFADRARRTGRRCSSIVGPAEPTALLWKLLEPQWGPARDVRPNQPLMVTERMPDDMVPDPYVRRIRKDEMDVIMPACVAMFTEEVGVSPMAGDGGLLYQARVAELVGAGRSFARVEDGKVVFKAEIGAATSRACQIQGVWVAPEYRGRGLSVTGMAAVLRYALADVAPVVSLYVNDFNTAARACYRRVGFRETGAFMSVLF; encoded by the coding sequence TTGACGCAGACCACCACCCGGGTCCTCGAACCCGGTGACCTCGGCGCGGCGCTCGCCGTCCTGGAGAGCGATCCGGTCGCCAACGCCTTCGTGGCCTCGCGAGTGCAGGTCGCGGGCCTCGACCCGTGGCGGCTCGGCGGCGAGATGTGGGGCTGGTACGCCGGCGGCAAACTGCGCTCGCTCTGCTACTCCGGCGCCAACCTCGTTCCCATCTGCGCCACCCCCGAAGCCATCCGCGCCTTCGCGGACCGGGCCCGCCGCACCGGCCGCCGCTGCTCCTCCATCGTCGGCCCGGCCGAGCCGACCGCCCTGCTCTGGAAGCTCCTGGAGCCGCAGTGGGGCCCGGCCCGCGACGTCCGCCCGAATCAGCCGCTGATGGTCACCGAGCGGATGCCCGACGACATGGTCCCCGACCCGTACGTCCGCCGGATCCGCAAGGACGAGATGGATGTGATCATGCCCGCGTGCGTGGCCATGTTCACCGAGGAGGTCGGCGTCTCCCCGATGGCGGGCGACGGCGGGCTGCTCTACCAGGCACGCGTCGCCGAACTCGTCGGCGCCGGGCGCTCGTTCGCCCGCGTCGAGGACGGCAAGGTCGTCTTCAAGGCCGAGATCGGCGCGGCCACCTCGCGCGCGTGCCAGATCCAGGGCGTCTGGGTCGCCCCCGAGTACCGGGGCCGGGGCCTGTCCGTCACCGGCATGGCCGCCGTCCTGCGGTACGCCCTCGCCGACGTGGCCCCCGTCGTCAGCCTCTACGTGAACGACTTCAACACGGCGGCACGCGCCTGCTACCGCCGCGTCGGCTTCCGTGAGACGGGGGCTTTCATGAGCGTGCTCTTCTGA
- a CDS encoding GNAT family N-acetyltransferase: MAPSFGAGPQTPEVAVGPLDLAARVDEALAVQAVAFGLSPEEVGVRRHIVLRHLACPGARALGATTPDGRLVGFVYGMPNDRVHWWSTVVEPYLRHNGTDAWLDDSFVITELHVHPSHQGRGVGRELITRITDSAAQPRSILSAIDTESPARALYRALGYLDLAGQVHFPSAPRPYAVMGAHLPLRRP, translated from the coding sequence ATGGCACCTTCCTTTGGGGCCGGTCCCCAGACCCCCGAGGTGGCGGTCGGACCGCTCGACCTCGCCGCCCGCGTGGACGAGGCCCTCGCCGTGCAGGCGGTCGCCTTCGGGCTCAGCCCGGAAGAGGTCGGCGTGCGCCGCCACATCGTGCTGCGCCACCTCGCCTGCCCCGGCGCGCGCGCCCTGGGCGCCACCACCCCCGACGGACGGCTCGTCGGCTTCGTGTACGGGATGCCCAACGACCGCGTGCACTGGTGGTCCACGGTCGTCGAACCGTATCTGCGCCACAACGGCACCGACGCCTGGCTCGACGACTCCTTCGTGATCACCGAGCTCCATGTCCACCCCTCCCACCAGGGCCGGGGCGTCGGCCGCGAGCTCATCACCCGGATCACCGACAGCGCGGCCCAGCCGAGGTCGATCCTCTCCGCGATCGACACGGAGAGCCCGGCGCGGGCGCTCTACCGGGCGCTGGGGTATCTGGACCTCGCCGGGCAGGTCCACTTCCCGAGCGCGCCGAGGCCGTACGCGGTCATGGGAGCGCATCTGCCGCTGCGGCGACCGTAA
- a CDS encoding proline--tRNA ligase yields the protein MAAAQVQRMSRLMVKTLRDDPADAETLSHKLLVRAGYVRRNAAGIWTWLPLGKKVLDNISNIVREEMDAIGAQEVLLPALLPKEAYEASGRWEEYGDLLFRLKDRKGADYLLGPTHEEIFTQTVKDQCTSYKDLPVMLYQIQTKYRDEARPRSGVLRGREFQMKDSYSFDTTDEGLAESYALHREAYRKIFARLGLDYRIVSAVSGAMGGSASEEFLAPAAAGEDTFVDCPACEYAANTEAVTFVASPVDASGVGPVEELDTPDTPTIESLAAHLGVPASATLKNLLVKVDGEIVAVGVPGDREVDLGKLGEHLAPAVVELVTAEDFVDRPDLVRGYVGPQGLGKVRYIADPRVAPGTAWVTGANRPDTHARNVVCGRDFDVDDYLDVVVVQEGDPCPACGAGLRLDRAIEIGHIFQLGRKYADTFQLDVLGQQGKPVRVTMGSYGIGVSRAVAALAEQTADSQGLCWPAEVAPADVHVVAAGKALQTEVALDAAAQLAAAGLRVLVDDRAGVSPGVKFTDAELLGVPKILVAGRRAAEGVLELKDRRTGEREELPLAEAVARLRG from the coding sequence ATGGCAGCCGCCCAGGTCCAGCGCATGTCCCGTCTGATGGTCAAGACATTGCGCGACGACCCGGCGGACGCGGAGACGCTCAGCCACAAGCTGCTGGTCCGGGCCGGATACGTACGGCGCAACGCGGCCGGTATCTGGACCTGGCTGCCGCTCGGCAAGAAGGTCCTCGACAACATCTCCAACATCGTGCGCGAGGAGATGGACGCCATCGGCGCCCAGGAGGTGCTGCTGCCGGCCCTGCTTCCCAAGGAGGCGTACGAGGCGAGCGGGCGCTGGGAGGAGTACGGCGACCTGCTGTTCCGGCTCAAGGACCGCAAGGGCGCGGACTATCTGCTCGGGCCCACCCACGAGGAGATCTTCACCCAGACCGTCAAGGACCAGTGCACGTCCTACAAGGACCTGCCGGTGATGCTCTACCAGATCCAGACCAAGTACCGGGACGAGGCGCGGCCCCGTTCGGGCGTGCTGCGCGGGCGCGAGTTCCAGATGAAGGACTCGTACTCGTTCGACACGACGGACGAGGGCCTGGCCGAGTCGTACGCGCTGCACCGCGAGGCGTACCGGAAGATCTTCGCCCGGCTCGGACTCGACTACCGGATCGTCTCGGCGGTGTCGGGCGCTATGGGCGGCTCGGCGTCGGAGGAGTTCCTGGCTCCGGCCGCCGCCGGTGAGGACACCTTCGTGGACTGCCCGGCGTGCGAGTACGCGGCGAACACGGAAGCGGTGACCTTCGTGGCCTCGCCCGTGGATGCCTCCGGCGTCGGACCGGTCGAGGAGCTGGACACGCCGGACACCCCCACGATCGAGTCCCTGGCGGCCCACCTGGGCGTCCCGGCCTCCGCCACCCTCAAGAACCTGCTGGTCAAGGTGGACGGCGAGATCGTGGCGGTCGGGGTCCCCGGCGACCGCGAGGTGGACCTGGGCAAGCTGGGCGAGCACCTGGCGCCGGCGGTCGTCGAGCTGGTCACCGCCGAGGACTTCGTGGACCGGCCCGATCTCGTACGCGGCTACGTCGGCCCGCAGGGCCTGGGCAAGGTCCGCTACATCGCCGACCCCCGGGTGGCGCCGGGCACGGCGTGGGTGACGGGCGCGAACCGGCCGGACACGCATGCGCGCAACGTGGTCTGCGGGCGGGACTTCGACGTCGACGACTACCTCGACGTGGTCGTCGTCCAGGAGGGCGATCCGTGCCCCGCGTGCGGCGCGGGCCTCCGGCTCGACCGGGCGATCGAGATCGGGCACATCTTCCAGCTGGGCCGGAAGTACGCGGACACGTTCCAGCTCGATGTGCTCGGCCAGCAGGGCAAGCCGGTGCGGGTGACCATGGGCTCGTACGGGATCGGCGTCTCGCGTGCCGTGGCCGCGCTGGCCGAGCAGACGGCCGACTCGCAGGGGCTGTGCTGGCCGGCGGAGGTCGCGCCCGCGGACGTCCACGTCGTGGCGGCGGGCAAGGCGCTCCAGACCGAGGTGGCGCTTGACGCGGCCGCGCAGTTGGCCGCGGCGGGGCTGCGGGTGCTGGTGGACGACCGGGCGGGGGTGTCGCCCGGGGTCAAGTTCACGGACGCGGAGCTGTTGGGCGTGCCGAAGATTCTGGTGGCGGGGCGGCGGGCCGCGGAGGGTGTCCTGGAGCTGAAGGACCGGCGTACGGGGGAGCGGGAGGAGCTGCCTCTGGCGGAGGCGGTCGCGCGCCTGCGGGGTTAG